The Rosa rugosa chromosome 3, drRosRugo1.1, whole genome shotgun sequence sequence ATGCGTACTGTTTGGTTGCCATTGGAGGCTCTGAGAGCTTCTACAGTACATTTGAGGCTGAGTTGGCAGATGTTATCCCTGTGGTTAAGACCTCTATTGGCGGCACTCGCATCATTGGTCGCCTCTGTGCCGGGAACAAAAATGGGCTTCTTCTGCCTCACACCACCACAGACCAAGGTTTTTTGATTTCTCATATCTTTGTCTTTTTGGGTATGATATTATTTGCTTTGCGACTTATTAATCTTCCATTCTTTTTTAAATTGAAGAACTACAACACTTGAGGAACAGCTTGCCTGACCAAGTCGTTGTTCAGCGCATTGAAGAGAAACTATCTGCTCTTGGTAACTGTATCGCGTGCAATGATCATGTGGCTCTTACACACCCTGATCTTGACAGGGTACTCTCTTTATTCTTTTTAAAAGTTGGTATTTTGGTTATTGCATGTTGCTTACTTTCCCCTGCAAAATTCATTGAAGTACTGAAGCCTAGGGTTACCATCCTGTCCACAACCAACAAATCCATTTATCCACCAAATTCTTTAGAACCAAGTCTTTCTTTCAAATGTTATGTGTTCATCTATTGTAGGTTCTGTAAGTTTAAATTTTGAGTTGCATGTTTTGACTGAGATCATATGCATATGTGGCAGGCAGtgtttcttgtgcttgttgcaATCAgaatttcttgtgcttgttgcaATCAGtatttcttgttcttgttgCAAGCTGACTTTCATATGAGAACAGCCATGAAGACATTACTAGGAATCTATTAATTCATGATCTTTTTGAAGTAGAATGTTGCAGTGTGCATCCTAAGGCGATCAATATGTTTAGCAAATGATATAAATCATTGAATTCAAATACAATTTACGATTTCTACTGCATTTGTTCATTTTGTTTTACCTGTTACTTTTTCTCAGGAAACTGAGGAGATGGTCGCAGATGTTCTCGGGGTGGAGGTTTTTAGGAACACAATTGCTACTAATGTTCTTGTGGGCAGCTTTTGTGCCTTGTCCAACAGAGGTGGCTTGGTAAGAACTTTATCTCTGGTTGTTTTGAGGCATTTTTGGTGAAAGATTTCATTATGTAActgttcatgttttttttttttttccacaatCCTTATCTTTACATACTTGGTGCAGGTTCATCCACACACATCTGTTGAAGACTTGGATGAACTTTCAACACTTCTTCAGGTCCCTCTGGTTGCTGGGACAGTCAACCGTGGTAGTGAAGTGATAGCAGCTGGCATGACAGTGAATGATTGGACAGCATTCTGTGGGTCTGATACAACTGCGACAGAAGTCTCAGTTATTGAAAGTGTGTTCAAGTTGAGGGAAGCTCAACCTAGTGCCATTGTGGATGAAATGAGGAAATCATTGATCGACAGCTATGTCTGAGCTAAATCTCTTTGATACTAAACTGAAGAAGCTATCTTGAAAGTCTTAAGTAGAAAATATCTAATTTTGCCAAGATGTATAATTTCTTTGCCAGTGTCGATGTTAGGACCATGTTGGATTTGGGtaattttgttgttgattatgTTGGGAAGAGCTGAACCAGTGTTGGATGGGTAATGTTAATGGGATGCTTTACAGAATGCTGTCTGTGATCATGTAAGAAGAAGACTACAATATGTTTAATATGTTTCTGTTACATGTGTTTTCTGATGATGCTCCCTAACAGTGATTTATGCTCGGTATTTTCCCCTTTTCTGCTGCTATGATGCTGTAGGTTTTCTGGATTATTGAATATGTAGGGTATCTACAACCGAATTCTCGAAATCTTTTGTTTATCTGGGGTTAATTTTGTTCCTCAATCAACTGTGCTCCCTTCCTATGGTATAAATCCACAGGGCACTACACCACACAAAAGAACCACACTGCTACCATTATGAGTGGCTCTGCCTGGTTATCATAATGAATAATTTACTGCATACTGCTTCCATGCCTACCAAAATTCATATATACGTAAATCGCATGCATCGTCAAAACACTAAGAAATCACCGTTTTAATTGATGTTCAGGAACCTCCTTATCTATACTCTCAGAGACATGGTTTCAAAAGGAGAGCTCTTGCTAAGATCCGACCGGAAACATAAGTTGGGAACTCGGAACCTAACTTATTAACTTGTGGCACCACCCTGTACAATGTGGATTAAATAATTTAATTACCTATtttctaatattgttcatcGAGTCGGCAAGTGAGAAAGAGCATTATGTTAAACTACCGTTGGATATAAATCTACCATTACATTTTGATATGAGCCAACTTGATTAAAAAAAGTCCTTCTATTGTGGACTAGTCGAAGACATTTGTGTGAGAcctacttttcgatcatatttcctcaaatcaaccgttagatgtttagatatttatgtgcagatcatttatgtaatttttcaacgaaattgaaaatcgttaagacattcataatcgtgatttatcaattatgaacatgaacaattTATGTTTAAcaaatttggttcgtccattgatttgatctatcTCGGTACCTTAATcattagcaatttggaagaaaattttcaaaagtgatatactcatgcatacataaatatctaacggttgattcgtcgtaatgtaatcgaaaagtgggtctcccaAACATTGATTAGAATGttctcaactagtcctcattagaagggctTCCTATTTTTTTAgaagagtgaaattcacactccgcATTTTACAATCAACACTCCATGTTTTCTTTCTTAGTATcttaagttttattttttatttttttttgtagtgtgcATTATGAAATGTAATGTTAGTAACTTAGTATACTAAAAAATGAAGTATGAACCGTGAATTGTAAAATgaagagtgtgaatttcactcattttttttaaatttttttatagaaGATTGTAAACAACACCGAAagggaaataaaaataaaaataataaaataatactAACTTTTTTCTTGTTGACCCCTCAACAAATAACTTAAAATTGACTAAACCCCActatataaagaaaaaaagaaaaaagaagaaaatggaagTCCAAATTTAAAACCTGGATCTTCCCTGCTTTTGAATCACAAAAGATTCTCCGAAACCTGAACGTTCTCAGTTACAATCACTCGCACCAATTTCCGGTGAGCTTTCTCTCCCTGGTTCAGCCTTGAGCTTTAACCAATTGCAAATCTATCTGATTCTCACCAAAGCTGCACCCTTTTATCATATTCACTCATTCATTTTGATCTCTGATACAGAAACTAGTTAGATCTCTCTATCTAGTTGTCCAACATTGTTCTGCATTTGTATCAAGAAATTCATGATCACCATTGTTTTTTTGCTCTAAATTTTGATCTGGGTAATGCTAGTTTCAATTCAACTCGATCCCCATGAGCAATAATCCATATGGGTCTGGCAATCCCAAGTCTCCCAAGTCCTTTGTTGCATACCCAAGTGGTGAGTTTGATTTAGAATCTGGAACCATCCGAAGAACCCgaaaacatagaaaatcaaAACTCCATCCTATCAAAATGATTAGGTCTGTTGGGAACCGCATGAAGTACTACTGCAAGCTGCACCCTCTGTTGGTTTTTATGATCACTTTGTCAGTTGGGGTCACAATTCTTGTACTGTTGCCTGTGTATGAGAACCGTTTTCAAATGAATAACTATCGAAAATTTGTCATGGATTTCGATAGTTATCCTTTACCGAATCTCAAGAATCTTGTCATGGTTGCTGGGCATTCAGTTTATACTAGTAATAGCTGTGGAAAAGTTGATAAGGAGGATTCTTGGTTTTTGGAGTCTTATCAGAAGAATCCCGGGCAAGCTTCTACTTTTGTGGCCCATATACAAGAGGGAATTGAAATTGCGGCCAAAGACAATGCAGCTCTGCTTCTTTTTAGTGGTGGAGAAACTCGGAGAGATGCTGGTCCTCGCAGTGAGGCACAGAGTTATTGGGCAGTTGCTGAATCAAAAAAATGGTTTGGTGAGTTCCTGCCAGTTACCAtgcattaaatatttttttggtatggAAAATGATTATAGGACGCTGTTTTCTCATATGTATTATTGTTTATAATCGGTTTGTCACATGTCTTTTCTCCTTGAATTACACTTGTTGTGAATAATTTCTTATGTTTGTTTTGGGTGGCAGTTACCTAAAACTTGAGTCCTGCTAAAAGAGATAAGTTTCATCAAGTTAGCAAGTTAAGTTATGATGTTAATTTAAAATAATTAGTTTTACTTAATATTGATGCTTCTGGGGGTAAAGCATGGCTTTATTTCTACCGTGTTCAAATTTGACTTCTGAATTGTTGGAGGCTAGACAGGAAAATGAACTTCTGTTGGAGAAGATGTTTTAGAAGGAAATAAATATGTTATAGTTATATCTGGAGCTCTGCTggattatattttatttaaaaagtGCCGAGAAGTAATCATTCTTTGTTCGTTACAGTAAAAAAAGTGTAGCATTGTATTTTCAGTTAAGGCTAAGATATCTGAATAAGCATGGTGATCTGTGATGAAGTGTCATGTTGACTATAAAAATTGCTTCCACTTAAAACTCTTTGAAGACATtatgtttctgttttttgtAAATGACTGCTCATGAAATTTCTATTTGTCGACAAGTTTGCTGAGAAACAAGATAAACCACATCATACAAGTTGCAAAATGATGATTTCCTTAGAGTTTATAGCATGGAATCCCTTATTAGCAATTTTCATCAAGGAAAATAAACGCATATCTTTATGACTATCCTCTGGGGAAAGCTCATATTAGATTTGTGAACAGTTCATATTTGATTTATCCGAGTCTTTGATTCCCTTTATCCTATTGTCTTTGGCCTTTGGATGAGAGATGAGTCCATACGGTCATATTGATAATGCTTGTATCTGTCAAACCTTTTGGATAGTCATAAATTGCAGAATCAGAATTACAATGGTTTTAATATCTGGAAATTACAACAGTCTTAAGAGGATATTTCTGCAAAGGCTTTTCCTTCTCTTAGATGGAAATTGCAGAAggaaccacaaaaaaaaaaaaaaaaggaagccgAAGCAGGAGTTACACACTTGCACTGAATTTAAACGTATGGCTTTTTTGCTTCTGAAAGTCTTATTGTTTTGCAACTGCAGTTAGCAACACTACACTGGCTTATCACCTTTTCTAT is a genomic window containing:
- the LOC133738231 gene encoding eukaryotic translation initiation factor 6-2-like, with the translated sequence MATRLQFENSCEVGVFSKLSNAYCLVAIGGSESFYSTFEAELADVIPVVKTSIGGTRIIGRLCAGNKNGLLLPHTTTDQELQHLRNSLPDQVVVQRIEEKLSALGNCIACNDHVALTHPDLDRETEEMVADVLGVEVFRNTIATNVLVGSFCALSNRGGLVHPHTSVEDLDELSTLLQVPLVAGTVNRGSEVIAAGMTVNDWTAFCGSDTTATEVSVIESVFKLREAQPSAIVDEMRKSLIDSYV
- the LOC133740068 gene encoding uncharacterized protein C57A10.07, which produces MSNNPYGSGNPKSPKSFVAYPSGEFDLESGTIRRTRKHRKSKLHPIKMIRSVGNRMKYYCKLHPLLVFMITLSVGVTILVLLPVYENRFQMNNYRKFVMDFDSYPLPNLKNLVMVAGHSVYTSNSCGKVDKEDSWFLESYQKNPGQASTFVAHIQEGIEIAAKDNAALLLFSGGETRRDAGPRSEAQSYWAVAESKKWFGKEDLRQRALTEEHARDSFENLLFSVCRFRELTGMYPHNITVVSYDFKEERFAHLHRSAIGFPESRFFYAGTPAISTAKEAARKGEAIVRAQFQEDPYGCQGSLHRKKLGRDPFHRTIPYPNGCPEIEGLFRYCGSAPYPGSLPWSQT